One window of the Camelina sativa cultivar DH55 chromosome 1, Cs, whole genome shotgun sequence genome contains the following:
- the LOC104699029 gene encoding oxidation resistance protein 1, which produces MHTLKDKVSQKLSNLFADSPSQSASPRFSNSDSPKARLSSSVGKSLSSYFSFVVPQSGNDDDDLESCPPLPIRTDSYESIENCKPEHGQDKAGTFVSNGEDKDSDKGRELRVSAKVESGSDYLEGVKQMRELTESSVFITANLCEFLQACLPNIVRGCKWFLLYSTLKHGISLRTLLRRSGELPGPCLLVAGDKQGAVFGALLECPLRPTPKRKYQGTSQTFLFTTIYGEPRIFRPTGANRYYLMCMNEFLAFGGGGNFALCLGEDLLKATSGPSETFGNECLASSTEFELKNVELWGFAHASQYLSS; this is translated from the exons ATGCATACTCTCAAGGACAAGGTCTCCCAAAAGCTTTCTAATCTCTTCGCTGATTCCCCAAGCCAATCTGCTTCTCCACGCTTCTCCAACTCCGATTCTCCAAAG GCCAGGCTGAGTTCAAGTGTAGGCAAATCTTTGTCTTCgtatttctcttttgttgttccTCAATCtgggaatgatgatgatgatttggaaTCATGTCCTCCTCTTCCTATTAGAACAGACAGCTATGAGTCTATTGAGAATTGTAAACCTGAACATGGGCAAGATAAAGCTGGGACCTTTGTATCCAATGGTGAAGATAAGGACTCAGATAAGGGCCGTGAGTTACGTGTTTCGGCGAAAGTAGAAAGCGGTAGCGATTACTTGGAAGGGGTGAAGCAGATGAGAGAATTAACAGAAAGCTCTGTTTTTATTACTGCTAACTTGTGTGAATTCTTGCAAGCGTGTCTTCCCAATATTGTCAGAGGATGCAAATGGTTCTTGTTGTATAG TACGTTGAAACATGGCATATCACTACGTACGCTTCTACGAAGAAGCGGAGAGCTTCCTGGTCCTTGTTTACTG GTTGCTGGAGACAAACAAGGTGCAGTTTTTGGCGCTTTACTGGAATGTCCACTTAGACCTACTCCTAAGAGGAAATATCAG GGTACAAGCCAGACATTTTTGTTCACAACTATTTATGGTGAACCACGCATATTTAGACCTACCG GTGCCAACCGATATTACCTGATGTGTATGAATGAGTTTTTGGCATTTGGAGGTGGAGGAAACTTTGCTCTATGCTTAGGCGAAGATTT GTTGAAGGCAACAAGTGGACCTTCTGAAACATTTGGGAACGAATGCTTAGCTAGCAGCACGGAGTTTGAGTTAAAGAATGTCGAG CTCTGGGGATTTGCGCATGCGTCTCAATACCTCTCCTCCTGA
- the LOC104699036 gene encoding protein PROTON GRADIENT REGULATION 5, chloroplastic, protein MAAASLPATGCNQGLLGTSFYGGWGSSISGEDYQNLLSKTVAPPQQVRVSRKAIRAVPMMKNVNEGKGLFAPVVVVTRNIVGKKRFNQLRGKAIALHSQVITEFCKSIGADAKQRQGLIRLAKKNGERLGFLA, encoded by the exons ATGGCTGCTGCTTCACTTCCTGCAACAGGATGTAATCAAGGTTTGCTAGGAACTTCCTTCTACGGAGGTTGGGGAAGTTCCATCTCCGGCGAAGATTACCAAAACTTGCTCTCCAAGACGGTTGCGCCGCCGCAACAGGTCCGAGTCTCACGGAAGGCCATCAGAGCAGTTCCTATGATGAAGAATGTAAACGAAGGCAAAGGCTTATTTGCACCAGTAGTTGTTGTCACACGCAACATAGTTGGCAAGAAGAGGTTCAATCAGCTTAGAGGAAAAGCCATTGCTTTACACTCTCAG GTGATCACAGAGTTCTGCAAATCGATTGGTGCAGATGCTAAACAGAGACAAGGGCTAATCAGGCTTGCTAAGAAGAACGGAGAGAGGCTTGGCTTCCTCGCTTAG
- the LOC104699045 gene encoding autophagy-related protein 8d-like: MAISSFKHEHPLEKRQAEAARIREKYPDRIPVICEKAEKSDVPDIDKKKYLVPADLTVGQFVYVVRKRIKLSPEKAIFIFVKNILPPTAAIMSAIYEEHKDEDGFLYMSYSGENTFGIFF, encoded by the exons ATGGCGATTAGCTCCTTCAAGCATGAACATCCTCTCG AAAAGAGACAGGCTGAAGCAGCTCGTATCAGGGAGAAGTATCCAGATAGAATACCT GTCATTTGTGAAAAAGCCGAGAAGAGTGATGTCCCTGACATCGATAAGAAAAA GTACTTGGTTCCAGCTGATCTGACTGTTGGCCAGTTTGTTTATGTTGTACGGAAGCGGATCAAGCTCAGTCCTGAGAAAGCCATATTCATTTTTGTGAAGAACATTCTACCACCAACTG CGGCTATAATGTCTGCGATTTATGAAGAGCACAAAGATGAAGACGGGTTTCTGTACATGAGTTACAGTGGCGAGAACACGTTTGGGATCTTCTTCTAA